The following is a genomic window from Bosea sp. RAC05.
GGGGACCGTCTTGGCGGACACCGAGGGGTGGACGACCAGCGCCAGCCCGACATTGCCGGCGAGCCCGACGGGCACGAGGTCCTTCTTCAGGTCGAAGCCCGGCTTGGCCTGCAGGCTCATATTGATCGAGTGGCTGGTCAGCGCGCCGAGCAGCAGGGTGTAGCCGTCCGGCTGCGCACGCGAGGCCGCCGCGGCGCCGACGCTGCCGCCCGCTCCGGCGCGGTTCTCGACGATGACGCGCTGGCCGAGCCCGTTCGACATCTCCTCGGCGACGACGCGGCCGATGATGTCGGTGGCGCCGCCCGGCGCATAGGGCACGACCAGCGTGATCGGCTTCTGCGGATAGGCCTGGGCGAGGGCGCTGCCGGGGAGGGCGAGCGACAGGCCGGCGATGAGGCCGACGAGATGGCGGCGGTCGAGCATGGGAGAATCCTCCGAGGGGGTCGCAAAGGACCGGTTGGTCCGGTCTCGTTCGAGAAGCTTGGGCCGGGCTGGCCGGTCAGCAGAAATCGAAGTCGCAGCCTTCGTCCGCCTGCAGCACGGTGGTGAGGTAGAGATGGCGGTAGCCGCGCGAGGGCTCGGCCAGATGCGCCGGCGGCTGCCATTCACTCTTCCGCCGCTCCAGTTCGGCGTCGTCCACGAGCAGCGCGATCTCGCGCGCCTCGACGTCGAGCCGGATCTGGTCGCCGTCGCGAACGAGGCCGAGCGGGCCGCCGACGGCCGATTCCGGGGTGATGTGCAGCACGATGGTGCCGAAGGCCGTGCCGCTCATCCGGGCGTCGGAGATGCGGACCATGTCCTTGACGCCGGCCTGGGCCAGCTTCTTGGGGATCGGGATGTAGCCGGCCTCGGGCATGCCGGGCGCGCCCTTCGGTCCCGCATTGGTCAGGACCAGCACGTCGTCGGCCGTCACGTCGAGGTCCGGGTCGTCCATGCGGCGGACCATGTCCTCGACCGAAGCAAACACCACGGCGCGGCCGGTATGCGTCAGCAGGGCCGGCGAGGCGGCCGAATGCTTGATCACCGCGCCACCCGGCGCGAGGTTGCCGCGCAGCACCGCCATGCCGCCGGTCGGCTTCACCGGGCTCGCCGCGCTGCGGATGATCGTCTGGTTCGGGATGTCCTCGGCCGCATCGGCAATCTCGCCGATCGTGCGCCCGTCGATGGTCGGCGCCGAGCGGTCGAGATGGTCGCCCAGCTCCTTCATCAGCTTGGGCACGCCGCCGGCCCAGTGGAAATGCTCCATGTAATGGTCGCCGGACGGCTTCAGGTCGATCAGCACCGGCACCTTGCGGCCGATCGCGTCGAACTCCTCGAGGTCGATCGAGAGGCCGGCACGCCGCGCGATCGCGGCGAGATGGACAAGGCCGTTGGTCGAGCCGCCGATCGCCTGCAGCACGGTCAGCGCGTTGCGGAAGGCCGTCTTGGTCAGCAGGTCGCTCGGCTTCGGCCCGCCCTTGGCGAGGCGAACCGCCTCGCGCCCGCTGGCTTCCGCGGCGCGGATGCGATCGGCATGGGTGGCGGGAATCGTGCCGGAGCCGGGCAGCGCGATGCCCAGCGCCTCGACCAGGCAGCCCATCGTGCTCGCCGTGCCCATCACCATGCAGGTGCCTTGGGTGGGGGCGAGACGCCCGCTCAGAACCTCGATCTCGGCCTCGTCGATCTGGCCGGCGCGATGCTGGCCCCAGAGGCGGCGGCAGTCGGTGCAGGCGCCCAGGACCTCGCCCTTGTGGTGGCCGACGAGCATCGGTCCCGTGATCAGCTGGATCGCCGGGACATCGGCGCTGACGGCGCCCATGAGCTGGGCCGGAACGGTCTTGTCGCAGCC
Proteins encoded in this region:
- a CDS encoding IlvD/Edd family dehydratase, whose product is MSASDDDTPSTAPAARGLRRNLATYGDPGFSLFLRKAFIKAAGFSDDALDRPIIGITNTFSDFNPCHGNVPRLIEAVKRGVMLAGGLPMEFPTISIHESFANPTSMFLRNLMAIDTEEMIRAQPCDSVVLIGGCDKTVPAQLMGAVSADVPAIQLITGPMLVGHHKGEVLGACTDCRRLWGQHRAGQIDEAEIEVLSGRLAPTQGTCMVMGTASTMGCLVEALGIALPGSGTIPATHADRIRAAEASGREAVRLAKGGPKPSDLLTKTAFRNALTVLQAIGGSTNGLVHLAAIARRAGLSIDLEEFDAIGRKVPVLIDLKPSGDHYMEHFHWAGGVPKLMKELGDHLDRSAPTIDGRTIGEIADAAEDIPNQTIIRSAASPVKPTGGMAVLRGNLAPGGAVIKHSAASPALLTHTGRAVVFASVEDMVRRMDDPDLDVTADDVLVLTNAGPKGAPGMPEAGYIPIPKKLAQAGVKDMVRISDARMSGTAFGTIVLHITPESAVGGPLGLVRDGDQIRLDVEAREIALLVDDAELERRKSEWQPPAHLAEPSRGYRHLYLTTVLQADEGCDFDFC